The following proteins are encoded in a genomic region of Nycticebus coucang isolate mNycCou1 chromosome 17, mNycCou1.pri, whole genome shotgun sequence:
- the LOC128569129 gene encoding putative high mobility group protein B1-like 1 produces MGKADPKKPRGKMSSYAFFVQTCREEHKKQHPAASVNFSEFSKKCSEMGKTMSAKEKGKSKDTAKADKAHYEREMKTYIPPKGETEKKFKDPNAPKRPPSAFFLFCSEYHPKIKGEHPGLSIGDVAKKLEEMWNNTAVDDKQPDEKKAAKLKEKYEKDIATYQAKGKPDAAKKGVVKAEKSKKKKEEEKDEEEEDDEDDDDE; encoded by the coding sequence atgggcaaagcagatcctaagaagccgagaggcaaaatgtcatcctatgcattctttgtgcaaacttgtcgggaggagcacaagaagcagcacccagctgcttcagtcaacttctcagagttttctaagaagtgctcagagatggggaagaccatgtctgctaaagagaaaggaaaatctaaaGATACggcaaaggcggacaaggcccattatgaaagagaaatgaaaacctacatccctcctaaaggggaaacagaaaagaagttcaaggatcccaatgcacccaagaggcctccttcagcctttttcttgttctgttctgagtatcacccaaaaatcaaaggagaacatcccggcctatccattggtgatgttgcaaagaagctggaggagatgtggaataacactgctgtggatgacaagcagcctgatgaaaagaaggctgcaaagctgaaggaaaaatatgaaaaggacaTTGCTACATACcaagctaaaggaaagcctgatgcagcgaaaaagggagtcgtcaaggctgaaaaaagcaagaaaaagaaggaagaggagaaagatgaggaggaggaagatgatgaagatgatgatgatgaataa